The following coding sequences are from one Natrarchaeobius halalkaliphilus window:
- a CDS encoding ABC transporter substrate-binding protein has protein sequence MPSDTRQNNGVDQSQNGIDVGSRRAFLGLGSAAALGSLAGCLGDDDNGNGNGNGNGGATDDSGAGDDEPEKPDQITVRAWGGVWEGSLEESIAEPFTEETGIDVQFDNTDRTVMQGDIRTAIQQDREPPVNVMWTVEPAAHEEYRMDLAEPLDESIVTNIDEMFNHAIPDVDDSIPYLTLYSYTYALSYNEDALEDITGSSEPPESWNDIKSDEFENAFGQYDNAYGFWPVFSELSDTPLDSDDLSAVYDEIEEFEPTIGHIGDDTSLTEQIREGEIACAPLIMNNLLDAYEDGEPVGWTLPEEGATLRGDSMYTPQNQSESELYWSQVFINFAAAAEHQSEWTESLGLPMTNSNTEPMDYMIDDPSYPTDEEDFETLLTVDLDVYAEESPEWFEEFNIIMGA, from the coding sequence ATGCCATCGGATACCAGGCAGAACAACGGTGTAGATCAGTCGCAGAACGGAATCGACGTGGGATCACGACGAGCCTTCCTGGGCCTCGGATCAGCAGCAGCCCTCGGCTCGCTTGCGGGCTGTCTCGGAGACGACGATAACGGCAACGGAAACGGCAACGGAAACGGTGGGGCCACGGACGACTCCGGTGCTGGTGACGACGAACCGGAAAAACCGGATCAAATCACTGTGCGTGCGTGGGGCGGCGTGTGGGAAGGGTCGCTCGAAGAGTCCATCGCAGAGCCCTTTACAGAAGAGACGGGAATCGACGTCCAGTTCGACAACACCGATCGAACGGTGATGCAGGGGGACATCCGAACGGCGATTCAGCAGGATCGAGAACCGCCAGTAAACGTCATGTGGACGGTCGAGCCCGCAGCCCACGAAGAGTACCGGATGGATCTGGCCGAACCGCTGGACGAAAGCATCGTTACGAATATCGACGAGATGTTCAATCACGCGATTCCGGACGTCGACGACTCGATTCCGTACCTGACGCTGTACTCCTATACGTACGCCCTCTCGTACAACGAGGATGCACTCGAAGACATAACCGGCAGCTCAGAGCCACCGGAGTCCTGGAACGACATTAAAAGCGACGAGTTCGAAAACGCGTTCGGACAGTACGACAACGCCTACGGGTTCTGGCCGGTGTTTTCGGAATTGTCTGATACGCCGCTCGACTCGGACGACCTGAGTGCGGTTTACGACGAGATCGAAGAGTTCGAACCTACGATTGGCCACATCGGTGACGACACGAGTTTGACCGAACAGATCAGAGAAGGGGAAATCGCGTGTGCTCCCCTGATCATGAACAACCTGCTCGACGCCTACGAAGATGGGGAACCGGTCGGCTGGACGTTGCCCGAAGAAGGTGCAACTCTGCGCGGAGACAGCATGTACACGCCACAAAATCAGTCCGAGTCGGAACTTTACTGGTCGCAGGTGTTCATCAACTTCGCAGCGGCAGCGGAACACCAGAGCGAGTGGACCGAATCGCTCGGCCTTCCGATGACCAACAGCAACACGGAGCCGATGGATTACATGATCGACGATCCATCTTACCCAACTGACGAGGAGGACTTCGAGACCCTGCTCACCGTGGACCTCGACGTCTACGCCGAAGAGAGTCCGGAATGGTTCGAAGAGTTTAACATCATCATGGGCGCATAG
- a CDS encoding ABC transporter permease, producing the protein MTSNTISNRLERLKWRLMDKTIELKQRLPQEIYQSPPSWWGYLLILPGILLVSFLFVGMGILTYYSFLTFDSIEFIIYEFTLENWRSFLTTDAYYFIFFRTIGLSLFITILAVGLALPYAYLTIRVRSSLLRKLLLISIFVPFFTGVIVRAYGWLIILGQNGLVNSFFGIFGLGPYRLIGTEIGVIIGLLQIMIPFAIIMIAPAVQNIDRAMELAASNLGANPFQTFYHIVIPLAKPGIAGGTIVVFTITAATYAVPALIGGGRVDFIANVIYRSLFDLSNYPLAATFSVALVIVASIFVLGIFQTLGSGTLGVDTGDSHE; encoded by the coding sequence ATGACAAGTAATACCATTTCAAATCGCCTGGAACGCCTCAAATGGCGTCTCATGGACAAGACGATCGAGTTAAAACAGCGACTTCCTCAAGAGATATATCAATCGCCACCCAGCTGGTGGGGATATCTCCTCATCTTGCCCGGGATTTTGTTGGTGAGCTTTCTGTTCGTCGGGATGGGGATTCTCACGTACTACAGCTTCCTGACGTTCGACTCGATCGAGTTCATCATTTACGAATTCACGCTCGAAAACTGGCGGAGCTTCCTCACGACCGACGCGTACTACTTCATCTTTTTCCGAACTATCGGATTATCACTCTTCATTACGATTCTCGCCGTAGGGCTCGCGCTTCCATACGCGTACTTGACTATTCGCGTTCGGTCATCACTGCTTCGAAAGCTGTTGCTGATCAGCATCTTCGTTCCGTTCTTCACCGGGGTTATCGTTCGTGCATACGGCTGGCTGATTATCCTCGGTCAAAACGGACTCGTTAACAGCTTTTTCGGCATATTCGGACTCGGACCGTACCGATTGATCGGAACGGAAATCGGCGTCATCATCGGGCTGTTACAGATCATGATCCCGTTTGCCATCATCATGATCGCACCCGCGGTCCAGAACATCGACCGTGCGATGGAACTTGCCGCGAGCAATCTGGGTGCAAACCCGTTCCAGACGTTCTACCACATCGTAATACCGCTTGCGAAACCGGGTATCGCCGGCGGAACGATCGTCGTGTTCACGATTACTGCTGCGACCTACGCGGTGCCCGCACTCATCGGAGGTGGACGGGTCGACTTCATCGCGAACGTCATTTACCGATCACTGTTCGATCTCTCGAACTATCCGCTCGCGGCCACGTTCAGTGTCGCGCTCGTGATCGTCGCATCGATCTTCGTTCTGGGGATCTTCCAGACGCTAGGCTCTGGAACGCTCGGAGTCGACACGGGTGATTCCCATGAGTAA
- a CDS encoding ABC transporter permease: MSKESQTSLMNRFFRITRKLPGSRPVISTLVALQIVFLMLPTIVVFVVSFQPGDIVRFPPDGLSLQWYYELPDESRYISALWRSVLVATFCMLLSIPIGILAALGLIRYDIRFEKAFQLYFLLPFTVPLVVSGVILLIIFGEMGVIGNLWTVGLALTIINIPFMIWSVTSRVNALDSELENAAKNLGADEIQTFFNVTFPSIMPGVVTGALIMFVLGLNEFIVSLIITTPDIVTLPVLIYTSIRTNISPLIAAVASVYVIVAFLAVIVADRLVGLDELLQS, from the coding sequence ATGAGTAAGGAGTCACAGACGAGCCTGATGAACCGGTTCTTCAGGATAACGCGCAAGCTCCCTGGGAGTCGACCGGTGATCAGTACACTCGTCGCGCTTCAGATCGTGTTCCTGATGCTCCCGACGATCGTCGTGTTCGTCGTCTCGTTCCAGCCAGGGGACATCGTTCGGTTTCCGCCTGACGGTCTCTCGCTGCAGTGGTACTACGAACTCCCTGACGAAAGTCGGTACATCTCCGCACTCTGGCGGAGCGTACTCGTCGCAACGTTCTGTATGTTGCTGTCGATTCCGATCGGAATCCTGGCGGCACTCGGACTGATCCGATACGATATTCGCTTCGAAAAGGCGTTCCAGCTGTACTTCCTGCTGCCGTTTACCGTCCCGCTCGTCGTCTCCGGTGTGATACTGTTGATCATCTTCGGAGAGATGGGCGTGATCGGCAACCTCTGGACCGTTGGACTGGCACTGACGATCATCAACATCCCGTTCATGATCTGGAGCGTGACGTCGCGCGTTAACGCGCTCGATTCGGAGCTTGAAAACGCTGCAAAGAATCTCGGGGCTGATGAGATTCAAACGTTCTTTAACGTCACGTTCCCGTCGATCATGCCGGGAGTCGTAACCGGAGCGCTCATCATGTTCGTCCTCGGCCTGAACGAGTTCATCGTCAGTCTGATCATTACGACACCGGACATCGTCACGCTCCCGGTACTGATCTACACGTCCATCCGAACGAACATCAGCCCGCTCATCGCCGCGGTGGCAAGCGTCTACGTAATCGTCGCGTTCCTCGCGGTTATCGTGGCGGACCGCCTCGTGGGCCTCGACGAGCTCCTGCAGTCCTAG
- a CDS encoding IclR family transcriptional regulator: protein MSPNRNPSDSSRVLQTADTTFEIINVIKSRDGAKATEIAEHLDLSRSAVYNHLTTLIENEWIIRTENSYQLSLKFLMLGVYVRNHNRLFSVGKSEVQKLAQETGETAHLATEQQGYQINLLKETGELAVGDQYHTQKLQQTNYHHDTATGKAMLAFLPEERVETILDKQGLPSKTSNTITDRDVFLEELHEIRERGYSYNDEEEIEGLRAVGAPITDQHGNVLGSVSVSGPTSRLKNDRYHEELPEKVMSTANIIELNLNMERRIDRPNRK, encoded by the coding sequence ATGAGCCCGAATCGAAACCCGTCCGATTCGTCTCGAGTGCTTCAGACAGCGGACACCACGTTCGAGATAATCAACGTGATCAAGTCACGTGACGGCGCAAAAGCGACCGAAATCGCGGAGCATCTCGATCTCTCACGGAGTGCTGTCTACAACCATCTGACCACGCTTATCGAGAACGAATGGATTATTCGAACGGAGAATTCGTATCAGCTCAGTCTGAAGTTTCTGATGTTGGGGGTGTACGTTCGCAATCACAACCGGCTGTTCTCGGTCGGAAAATCCGAGGTCCAGAAACTCGCCCAGGAAACCGGTGAAACGGCACACCTTGCGACGGAGCAACAGGGATACCAGATCAACCTGCTCAAAGAGACCGGCGAACTCGCCGTTGGCGACCAGTATCACACACAAAAGCTTCAGCAAACGAACTACCACCACGACACTGCGACCGGAAAGGCGATGCTCGCGTTTCTGCCCGAGGAGCGAGTCGAAACGATTCTCGATAAACAGGGGCTCCCGTCGAAGACATCGAATACGATCACTGACCGCGACGTGTTTCTCGAGGAATTACACGAGATTCGAGAGCGGGGATACTCCTACAACGACGAAGAGGAAATAGAGGGCCTGCGTGCCGTCGGTGCCCCTATTACGGATCAACACGGAAACGTTCTCGGATCGGTGAGCGTTTCCGGTCCGACTTCCCGGTTGAAAAACGATCGGTATCACGAGGAGCTTCCGGAAAAAGTGATGAGTACGGCAAATATCATCGAACTCAACCTCAATATGGAACGGCGAATCGATCGTCCGAACAGGAAGTAG
- a CDS encoding aminotransferase family protein, whose product MQQDDVKQAAASRNTVPHWFNPDHPHLDIRDGDGAYVTDADGNRYLDGVSQLFCVNAGFDNQTIIDAMVEQLHKAPYVTPSQYNDTRQQLSEAMLEKAPDSMGEVYFAVSGSEANEAAVHFAREYTGSHKILTRWRSYHGWNYGTSSLTGNGWSSSVIERNAATTGAQQFLPPMSYRSPFDADTPEELAEKAADHVEFVIRNEGPDSVAAILMEPIAGASGAYTAPPGYFERLRELCDTYDILLIADEVITGFGRCGEWFGIQTENVEPDMITCAKGLTSAYAPLAGVMVSSEISEYLRDDGVPLGQTFGGHPVGCAAGLAAISEYENGLLENVRSVSPYLEERLRELEDAHDVVGNVRGRGFLWSLAFSKPGTEEPVVDPRTENTDNPVEAVADHAATDGDLLVWPGRPQTQIMVAPPFCLTRADVDQIHTALDGAIESVFSS is encoded by the coding sequence ATGCAGCAAGACGATGTAAAACAGGCGGCAGCCAGTCGGAACACGGTTCCTCACTGGTTCAACCCCGACCACCCACACCTCGACATCAGGGATGGGGACGGAGCGTACGTCACGGATGCGGACGGGAACAGATACCTAGACGGCGTCTCGCAACTGTTTTGCGTTAACGCCGGGTTCGATAACCAGACCATCATCGATGCGATGGTCGAGCAACTCCACAAGGCACCGTACGTGACGCCATCGCAGTACAACGACACCCGCCAGCAGCTGTCGGAGGCGATGCTCGAGAAAGCCCCCGATTCGATGGGTGAGGTCTACTTTGCGGTTTCAGGATCCGAGGCGAACGAGGCCGCAGTACATTTCGCTCGGGAGTACACGGGATCGCATAAAATTCTGACGAGATGGCGCTCGTACCACGGGTGGAACTACGGAACGAGCAGTCTAACCGGAAACGGCTGGTCGAGTTCGGTGATCGAACGGAACGCGGCAACGACGGGGGCTCAACAGTTCCTTCCGCCGATGTCGTATCGCTCTCCGTTCGATGCCGATACGCCAGAGGAGTTAGCCGAAAAGGCCGCTGACCACGTCGAGTTCGTGATCCGAAACGAGGGTCCTGACTCGGTCGCAGCGATTCTCATGGAGCCGATCGCAGGTGCCAGTGGTGCCTACACTGCACCTCCCGGCTACTTCGAACGACTCCGGGAACTCTGTGATACGTACGATATTTTGTTGATTGCAGACGAAGTCATCACCGGATTCGGTCGGTGCGGTGAGTGGTTTGGAATCCAGACGGAGAACGTCGAGCCCGATATGATCACCTGTGCGAAGGGGCTGACGAGCGCCTATGCGCCTCTCGCTGGCGTGATGGTTTCCTCCGAAATCAGCGAGTATCTCCGCGACGACGGCGTTCCCCTCGGTCAGACCTTCGGCGGACATCCGGTCGGCTGTGCTGCGGGACTCGCGGCGATTTCGGAGTACGAGAACGGGCTCCTCGAGAACGTCCGGTCAGTGTCGCCGTATCTCGAAGAGCGCCTTCGGGAGCTAGAAGACGCCCACGATGTCGTTGGAAACGTCCGTGGGCGTGGGTTCCTCTGGAGTCTCGCGTTCAGCAAACCGGGTACTGAGGAACCGGTCGTCGATCCGCGTACCGAGAATACCGATAATCCGGTCGAAGCCGTCGCTGATCACGCAGCCACCGACGGAGACCTGCTCGTCTGGCCCGGGAGACCCCAGACACAGATTATGGTCGCACCGCCGTTTTGTCTCACTCGAGCGGACGTCGATCAGATCCACACCGCACTTGATGGTGCGATCGAGTCCGTCTTCAGCTCTTAA
- the pyrE gene encoding orotate phosphoribosyltransferase: MSDTELGTLIEDSGAVMTGKFKLSDGSLTDYYIDKYVFETKPDILSIITDEIVDQIDEDEIDVVVGPALGAVPLVTAVSLEARIPAAYIRMGEKHRGTQARVEGTIEKGMRVAVLEDVTSTGNTILETAKLVEEIGGLVEQLITVVDRNAGAVEHIRDEGYELDFLTRVGEDFQV; encoded by the coding sequence ATGTCTGACACCGAACTCGGAACGCTCATCGAGGATTCTGGTGCGGTGATGACCGGGAAGTTCAAGTTGTCGGATGGATCACTTACGGATTATTACATAGACAAGTACGTCTTCGAAACGAAGCCGGATATTCTGTCGATCATCACGGACGAGATCGTCGATCAGATCGACGAAGATGAGATCGACGTCGTCGTCGGTCCCGCGCTCGGGGCGGTGCCGCTCGTTACTGCCGTTTCGCTCGAGGCAAGGATTCCCGCCGCGTACATCCGAATGGGCGAGAAACATCGCGGAACGCAGGCTCGAGTGGAAGGAACGATCGAGAAAGGGATGCGCGTCGCCGTTCTCGAGGACGTGACGTCGACCGGGAATACGATCCTGGAAACGGCCAAACTCGTCGAGGAGATCGGCGGCCTGGTCGAGCAATTGATTACCGTCGTCGACCGGAACGCCGGTGCCGTCGAACACATCCGAGACGAAGGGTACGAACTGGACTTCTTGACGCGTGTGGGCGAAGACTTTCAGGTGTAA